Proteins co-encoded in one Nematostella vectensis chromosome 15, jaNemVect1.1, whole genome shotgun sequence genomic window:
- the LOC5514519 gene encoding uncharacterized protein LOC5514519, whose protein sequence is MPLLLEHCGMNLRSASITIAILSMFFTGYRVIKDAVMIVALKDIEDDAKQSSEDLPRHAIPTLLQVLYMGISVAGLMCICSFLLLMGTWKKIYLLVYIWIPVSVIYILVDLSVIIYLGVTYVDVSTVAVTIGIACVWYAVHIYCILVVILFFKTSTGRYFPGSDYENINVIT, encoded by the exons ATGCCGCTTCTTTTGGAACACTGTGGAATGAACCTGCGGTCGGCCTCGATCACCATAGCTATCTTATCGATG TTTTTTACAGGTTATCGTGTCATCAAGGATGCTGTGATGATTGTAGCTTTGAAGGATATTGAAGATGATGCCAAGCAATCATCAGAAGATCTTCCCCGCCATGCCATACCTA CCTTACTACAGGTCTTATATATGGGGATCTCCGTGGCGGGACTCATGTGCATTTGCAGTTTCTTGCTCCTGATGGGAACATGGAAG aaaatttatCTTCTGGTGTACATCTGGATCCCTGTGTCTGTGATCTACATCCTTGTCGACTTGTCTGTTATTATCTACCTAGGTGTCACTTATGTTGAT GTATCAACAGTTGCTGTCACCATTGGAATTGCATGTGTTTGGTATGCAGTTCAT ATCTACTGCATTCTGGTCGTTATTCTTTTCTTCAAGACATCAACTGGGCGATACTTCCCTGGATCAGATTATGAAAACATCAACGTCATTACATAA
- the LOC5514518 gene encoding uncharacterized protein LOC5514518, whose product MAVAGAIEVAELAAEAAAEAAAEAIAETTAEAAAEGAAEAAAEGAAEMAAEAAAETAAETASETAAETAAETAAVSAAEESISGGLIAKVVKVGAIIVAGVAVGSVIDLIKSATGAGIKKCELDADTRRSLEKVQDALSQMAGMFKRWNEVLGKLGKDVDLGSIQVDVEGEKESIHVSSLFYGVLDTIRKDLGKAEAIAKECSESCAWQANLQVFTLPIVNAVTGMVALVDLRDKSSKLQQYNIPTAGDKTTLKQVLDSNFPKWKEYIQQEAKKHLSKAMVKELTENATKAVLPIVKQPIQTQVLAQAKSQVVPRIVNASKDEGKRAAKRVFDDRRGHIMAIGLIPFYGWVKSQQLIADAKRDAINNARDAARNKANQEFGSPAVQDHMHQISKNVSDSVFAQHKTQVDQAIKSAVDSTMAHHKSVHAQFSSHTSKTMMAATSLPNYRFVFFCTGKGIKINKC is encoded by the exons ATGGCTGTTGCTGGTGCAATCGAAGTAGCAGAACTGGCAGCCGAAGCTGCTGCCGAAGCAGCTGCCGAAGCAATTGCAG agacaaCCGCGGAGGCCGCCGCAGAGGGGGCGGCAGAGGCGGCGGCTGAAGGAGCGGCAGAAATGGCAGCAGAGGCGGCAGCCGAGACAGCAGCCGAAACGGCATCCGAGACAGCGGCAGAAACTGCGGCGGAGACGGCCGCCGTTTCGGCGGCCGAA GAAAGTATATCTGGAGGGTTAATTGCCAAGGTCGTTAAAGTCGGTGCGATTATTGTGGCCGGTGTAGCGGTCGGATCTGTTATTGATCTGATTAAGAGTGCGACAGGCGCGGGAATCAAGAAATGCGAACTTGACGCAGACACCAGGAGAAGTCTGGAAAAAGTGCAAGATGCACTCTCTCAAATGGCAG GCATGTTCAAAAGATGGAATGAAGTGCTGGGTAAACTCGGAAAAGACGTGGATCTAGGAAGCATTCAGGTGGATGTGGAAGGCGAGAAGGAGAGTATCCACGTCAGTAGTCTGTTTTACGGGGTACTTGACACCATCAGAAAG GACTTGGGCAAAGCGGAGGCCATCGCGAAGGAGTGCTCCGAGAGCTGTGCATGGCAAGCTAACCTACAAGTGTTCACGCTGCCCATTGTGAATGCTGTGACTGGCATGGTCGCCCTCGTGGATCTGAGAGATAAGAGCAGTAAACTACAGCAATACAA CATACCCACTGCTGGTGACAAAACTACTTTGAAGCAAGTTCTAGATAGCAACTTTCCCAAGTGGAAAGAGTATATACAACAGGAAGCAAAAAAGCATTTGAGTAAAGCGATGGTGAAGGAGTTGACAGAAAACGCAACTAAAGCAGTGCTCCCCATCGTCAAGCAACCAATCCAAACA CAAGTTCTGGCTCAAGCCAAATCTCAAGTCGTTCCTCGCATCGTGAATGCGTCTAAGGACGAGGGTAAACGCGCGGCAAAGCGGGTATTTGACGATCGGCGCGGTCATATCATGGCTATCGGTCTGATTCCATTCTACGGCTGGGTCAAGTCACAGCAGCTGATAGCGGATGCCAAGAGAGACGCCATCAACAATGCCAGGGACGCCGCCAGGAATAAGGCGAATCAGGAGTTTGGAAGTCCTGCCGTGCAG GATCACATGCATCAAATCTCAAAAAATGTTTCGGACTCGGTATTCGCCCAGCACAAAACACAGGTGGACCAAGCCATAAAGTCAGCGGTAGACAGCACCATGGCTCACCACAAGTCTGTGCATGCGCAGTTCAGTTCGCATACCTCCAAGACTATGATGGCAGCGACATCACTTCCGAATTATCGATTTGTGTTCTTTTGTACCGGGAAAggtatcaaaataaataaatgttaa
- the LOC5496459 gene encoding uncharacterized protein LOC5496459 has protein sequence MASAAVEETVEEIVEEVVEETVENAVEEAVEDAVEDAVEEAVEEQVEAAVEEAVENAVEDAVDEAVEEEVEEGVEQTVNNTIRNRIIKVVAGLLVAVLVISPIIDLIKAGAGAGKKKCTIDDKTKAKMDRSVGVLDVLSKLVTSWAELLKSYNQKESLGDVTYRGKSADAAGVVWGLFNDMKEELRKAQRISDACSTDCKWKANIDVFELDVIKAAYNIDAIFMAKDHGPVMKQKNFPPEDDRKTMTDAFNKFYNDDWKMIIKMNAQKNLTKAVKAGAAKAAQEAVKKEITPPLKTAIKSGIEKQVVPDVKGEAKSAADAETKIVFNEWNARINEHAAIPIYGISSLKHWMMDNIKPEAVRKSTEKATAAANATFQLPDAQIKIMHITADSKDQVLRKYRDDIKKIADKAADDYIKKALEEHKAKK, from the exons ATGGCTAGTGCAGCGGTCGAGGAAACCGTCGAGGAGATAGTTGAAGAAGTCGTAGAGGAAACGGTTGAAAATGCTGTAGAGGAAGCAGTCGAGGACGCTGTGGAAGATGCTGTGGAAGAAGCAGTTGAGGAGCAAGTCGAGGCT GCTGTTGAGGAAGCGGTAGAAAACGCCGTCGAGGATGCTGTGGATGAAGCAGTGGAAGAAGAAGTAGAGGAAGGAGTCGAGCAGACCGTCAACAACACCATCAGGAACCGCATAATTAAAGTCGTTGCAG GTCTTCTTGTCGCCGTCTTGGTTATTTCGCCAATTATTGATCTGATCAAGGCAGGCGCTGGAGCCGGCAAAAAGAAATGCACAATTGACGATAAAACAAAGGCCAAG ATGGACCGGTCAGTGGGCGTGCTTGATGTACTGAGTAAACTGGTGACGTCATGGGCGGAGCTGCTGAAGTCGTACAATCAGAAGGAATCGTTGGGTGACGTCACTTACAGGGGCAAATCCGCTGACGCAGCAGGAGTAGTGTGGGGGCTCTTCAACGATATGAAGGAG GAATTGAGAAAGGCCCAGCGCATAAGCGATGCTTGTTCAACTGACTGCAAATGGAAGGCGAACATAGACGTTTTCGAGTTGGACGTGATTAAGGCCGCGTATAACATCGACGCCATCTTCATGGCCAAAGACCATGGTCCGGTGATGAAGCAAAAGAACTTCCCACCGGAGGACGACAGAAAGACCATGACAGATGCCTTCAACAAGTTCTACAACGATGACTGGAAAATGATTATTAAAATGAAC GCCCAGAAGAACCTCACCAAGGCTGTTAAGGCGGGCGCAGCCAAAGCCGCCCAGGAGGCTGTGAAGAAGGAGATAACGCCCCCACTGAAGACTGCTATCAAGTCTGGTATCGAGAAGCAAGTCGTGCCTGACGTGAAGGGGGAGGCAAAGTCTGCAGCAGACGCAGAG ACGAAAATTGTGTTCAACGAGTGGAATGCTAGAATCAATGAGCACGCTGCCATTCCTATTTACGGTATTTCATCGCTGAAACACTGGATGATGGATAATATCAAACCCGAAGCAGTCAGGAAATCTACTGAGAAAG CCACCGCTGCTGCGAATGCTACGTTTCAGCTCCCTGACGCTCAAATCAAGATCATGCACATCACAGCCGACTCGAAGGACCAAGTTCTGCGCAAGTACCGCGATGACATCAAGAAAATTGCCGACAAAGCCGCCGATGACTACATCAAGAAAGCGTTAGAGGAACACAAGGCTAAGAAATGA